A window from Mycolicibacterium tokaiense encodes these proteins:
- a CDS encoding DUF58 domain-containing protein, with protein MSGPPWQALDLGLRRRIDSLLTGDHEGLRLGVGTEREEVVRYQPGDDVRHIDWNITARSGEPHVWRPRADNRLDAWVMVDTSPSMAFGTASVDDTADEKLDLAARIVWALGLLIDAPGNTLGVATFGAEGLQWQRPDRAKLAASRAAQALVSARTGPGSPSLAQALTALGARRGGPGLRVVVSDFLDPDGADTAPFDWQAPLRRLTNRHDVVVVEIVDPRELELPDIGAVTLVDPESGRQRQVWTSDRRLRRTYRDAAEAHREAVASAIATSGADHLRASTGRDWIRDLARFLRERQRTLRRRGARR; from the coding sequence GTGAGCGGGCCACCGTGGCAGGCGCTGGACCTGGGGCTGCGCCGTCGCATCGACAGCCTGCTCACCGGCGATCACGAGGGTCTGCGGTTGGGGGTGGGTACCGAGCGGGAAGAGGTGGTGCGCTATCAACCGGGCGACGACGTGCGTCACATCGACTGGAACATCACCGCCCGCTCCGGTGAGCCGCATGTGTGGCGTCCGCGGGCCGACAACCGGCTCGATGCCTGGGTGATGGTGGACACCAGCCCCAGCATGGCGTTCGGCACCGCGTCGGTCGACGACACCGCTGACGAGAAGCTGGACCTGGCGGCCCGCATCGTCTGGGCACTCGGTCTGCTGATCGACGCGCCGGGAAACACGTTGGGAGTGGCGACGTTCGGCGCCGAAGGGCTGCAGTGGCAGCGGCCCGACCGCGCCAAACTGGCGGCATCGCGGGCGGCGCAGGCGTTGGTGAGTGCCCGCACCGGGCCCGGCTCCCCGAGCCTGGCGCAGGCGCTGACCGCACTGGGTGCCCGCCGCGGTGGGCCGGGTCTGCGGGTGGTGGTCTCGGACTTCCTCGATCCCGACGGCGCCGACACCGCGCCGTTCGACTGGCAGGCACCGCTGCGACGGCTGACCAACCGCCACGACGTGGTGGTGGTCGAGATCGTCGACCCCCGCGAGCTGGAACTGCCCGACATCGGTGCGGTGACCCTGGTGGACCCCGAATCGGGTCGGCAACGCCAGGTGTGGACCTCCGACCGGCGGCTGCGCCGCACCTACCGCGACGCCGCCGAGGCGCACCGGGAAGCGGTGGCCTCGGCCATCGCCACCAGTGGGGCCGATCACCTGCGTGCCAGCACCGGGCGGGACTGGATCCGCGACCTGGCCCGCTTCCTGCGCGAGCGGCAGCGCACCCTGCGCCGCCGGGGAGCCCGCCGGTGA
- the ffh gene encoding signal recognition particle protein has product MFESLSDRLTGALSGLRGKGRLTDADIDATAREIRLALLEADVSLPVVRAFINRIKERAKGAEVSGALNPAQQVVKIVNEELIGILGGETRQLRFAKTPPTVIMLAGLQGAGKTTLAGKLAKYLKGQGHTPLLVACDLQRPGAVNQLQIVGQRAGVEVFAPHPGTAPSAPETEGSGPGDPVSVAAAGLAEAKAKHFDVVIVDTAGRLGIDDVLMAQAAGIRDAVHPDETLFVLDAMIGQDAVATAEAFGAGVGFTGVVLTKLDGDARGGAALSVREVTGVPILFASSGEKLEDFDVFHPDRMASRILGMGDVLSLIEQAEQVFDAQQAEDAAAKISSGELTLEDFLDQMLAIRKMGPIGNLLGMLPGAGQMKDALAAVDDTQLDRLQAIIRGMTPAERADPKIINASRRLRIANGSGVTVSEVNQLVDRFFEARKMMSQMAGQMGMPFGRKGNTRKAAKGKNKQAGKKKGRGPTQPKSPLGAGLPGGFPDLSQMPKGLDELPPGLADFDLSKLKFPGQK; this is encoded by the coding sequence GTGTTTGAATCCCTGTCCGATCGGCTCACCGGTGCGCTTTCGGGCCTGCGCGGCAAGGGTCGGCTCACCGACGCCGACATCGATGCCACGGCCCGGGAGATCCGGCTCGCGCTGCTCGAAGCCGACGTGTCGCTACCCGTGGTCCGTGCCTTCATCAACCGGATCAAAGAACGTGCCAAGGGTGCCGAGGTCTCGGGTGCGCTGAACCCCGCCCAGCAGGTCGTCAAGATCGTCAACGAGGAGCTGATCGGCATCCTCGGCGGCGAGACCCGCCAGCTGCGGTTCGCCAAGACCCCGCCGACGGTCATCATGCTCGCCGGTCTGCAAGGCGCCGGTAAGACCACCCTGGCCGGCAAGCTCGCCAAATACCTCAAGGGACAAGGGCATACGCCGTTGCTGGTGGCGTGCGACCTGCAGCGCCCCGGTGCGGTGAACCAGCTCCAGATCGTCGGACAACGCGCCGGCGTGGAGGTGTTCGCCCCGCACCCGGGCACCGCACCCAGCGCGCCGGAAACCGAGGGCTCGGGTCCCGGCGACCCGGTCTCGGTGGCCGCCGCCGGCCTGGCCGAGGCCAAGGCCAAGCACTTCGACGTCGTGATCGTCGACACCGCGGGCCGCCTCGGTATCGACGACGTGCTGATGGCCCAGGCCGCAGGCATCCGCGACGCCGTGCACCCCGACGAGACGCTGTTCGTGCTCGACGCGATGATCGGCCAGGACGCCGTGGCCACCGCCGAAGCCTTCGGGGCCGGTGTCGGCTTCACCGGCGTGGTGCTGACCAAGCTCGACGGTGACGCCCGCGGTGGTGCCGCGCTGTCGGTGCGTGAGGTCACCGGCGTGCCGATCCTGTTCGCGTCCAGCGGGGAGAAGCTCGAGGACTTCGACGTCTTCCACCCCGACCGGATGGCCAGCCGCATCCTCGGTATGGGCGACGTGCTCTCGCTCATCGAGCAGGCCGAGCAGGTCTTCGACGCGCAGCAGGCCGAAGATGCCGCCGCCAAGATCAGCTCAGGCGAGTTGACCCTCGAGGACTTCCTCGACCAGATGCTGGCCATCCGCAAGATGGGCCCCATCGGCAACTTGCTGGGCATGCTGCCCGGCGCCGGGCAGATGAAAGACGCGCTGGCTGCCGTCGACGACACCCAGCTGGACCGCCTGCAGGCCATCATCCGCGGTATGACGCCGGCCGAGCGCGCCGATCCGAAGATCATCAACGCCTCCCGGCGGCTGCGTATCGCCAACGGTTCCGGTGTGACGGTGTCCGAGGTCAACCAGCTGGTGGACCGCTTCTTCGAAGCCCGCAAGATGATGTCGCAGATGGCCGGCCAGATGGGAATGCCGTTCGGCCGCAAGGGAAATACTCGCAAGGCCGCCAAGGGCAAGAACAAACAGGCCGGCAAGAAGAAGGGTCGGGGTCCGACGCAGCCGAAGTCGCCGTTGGGCGCCGGTCTGCCGGGCGGCTTCCCGGATCTGTCGCAGATGCCCAAGGGGCTCGACGAACTGCCGCCGGGGCTGGCTGATTTCGACCTCTCGAAGCTGAAGTTCCCGGGGCAGAAGTAG
- a CDS encoding AAA family ATPase: MSDHETEAHSIGALVERALFEMKHVVVGQDSMLERLLVGLLAGGHILLEGVPGLAKTLAVRTVATVVGGSFNRLQFTPDLMPADIMGTRVWRPSTESFDIELGPIFANLVLADEINRAPAKVQSALLEAMAEGQVSIGGRTFALPEPFLVLATQNPIETDGVYHLPEAQRDRFLLKIDLTHPTELEEMAILSRMGGTPPRARRLMEPADVLRLQRATEDVFVHHAVAHYIVRLVMATREPAEYGADAIAGVLEYGVGPRGSLGLLSAGRALAVLRGRDYVLPADVADIAPDVLAHRLVPTFDAVADGLDPRAVIATLLDCVPPPVIAPNSQQLTEVAS; the protein is encoded by the coding sequence ATGAGCGATCACGAGACCGAGGCGCACAGTATCGGGGCATTGGTTGAACGCGCCCTCTTCGAGATGAAACACGTTGTCGTCGGCCAGGATTCGATGCTGGAGCGGCTGTTGGTGGGACTGCTGGCCGGCGGGCACATCCTGCTCGAAGGCGTGCCGGGGCTGGCCAAGACCCTGGCGGTCCGCACCGTGGCCACGGTGGTGGGCGGCTCCTTCAACCGGCTGCAGTTCACCCCGGACCTGATGCCCGCCGACATCATGGGCACCCGGGTGTGGCGGCCGTCCACCGAATCCTTCGACATCGAGCTGGGGCCGATCTTCGCCAACCTGGTGCTGGCCGACGAGATCAACCGGGCCCCGGCCAAGGTGCAGTCCGCACTGCTGGAGGCGATGGCCGAGGGCCAGGTCAGCATCGGCGGGCGCACCTTCGCGCTGCCCGAACCATTCCTGGTGCTGGCCACCCAGAACCCGATCGAGACCGACGGCGTCTACCACCTGCCCGAGGCCCAGCGCGACCGCTTCCTGCTCAAGATCGACCTGACCCATCCCACCGAACTCGAGGAGATGGCCATCCTGTCGCGAATGGGCGGCACGCCGCCGCGAGCGCGCCGGTTGATGGAACCGGCCGACGTGTTGCGGCTGCAGCGCGCAACCGAGGACGTGTTCGTCCATCACGCGGTGGCCCACTACATCGTGCGGTTGGTGATGGCCACCCGGGAGCCCGCCGAGTACGGCGCCGACGCCATTGCCGGTGTACTCGAGTACGGCGTGGGTCCGCGCGGGTCGCTGGGTCTGCTGTCGGCCGGCCGGGCGCTGGCGGTGCTGCGGGGCCGCGACTACGTGCTGCCGGCCGACGTCGCCGACATCGCGCCCGACGTGCTGGCTCACCGGTTGGTGCCCACGTTCGACGCGGTGGCCGACGGGCTGGACCCCCGTGCGGTGATCGCCACCCTCCTGGACTGCGTGCCACCGCCGGTGATCGCCCCGAACAGCCAGCAGCTCACCGAGGTGGCCTCGTGA
- a CDS encoding [protein-PII] uridylyltransferase, with protein MKQTPDPAAGAPHQGSPAAGSLNEPPKPAHDLARAVQQLLDGGTRALDSAALRDALLDLHEFWLTTKASEIGVTPTSGFAIVATGGLGRGELVPYSDLDLTLVHDNLPDDVVAEVAQHLWYPLWDANIRLDHSVRTVPEALKVASEDISAGLAMLEARHIAGDPALSALLIGGARRQWRTGIASRFDDLVAHTRSRWERSGQIAHRAEPDLKCGRGGLRDVQLLNALAIAQLADVYPSQSLVSPTGSLGGAHLALLNVRTELHRLSRRGRDQVLAQHADEIAAALRIGDRFDLARTLSDAARTVSYYVDAGLRTAGNALPRRGFAALRRPIRRPLDEGVVEFNGEVILARDARPERDPGLILRVAAASATTGLPMSGSTLSRLADSAPELRTPWPRAALKDLLVLLAAGPAAVATVEALDRTGLWGRLFPEWGAVRDLPPRDAAHIWTVDRHLVETVSRASAFTTRVSRPDLLVLGALVHDIGKGRGGDHSIIGAELATQIGTRLGLWPSDVETLSAIVRYHLLLPETATRKDLQNPDTIAAVVTALGGDPVLLELLHALAEADSLATGPGVWGDWKASLIGDLVRRCRLVMAGEPLPQADPIDPRYLELATQVGVHVDLTAGEGAHTYNVTMIAPDSRGLLSKAAGVLALHSLRVHSASVNSHGGSAINTFTVSPRFGSPPAAELLRQQLILAVDGELDVVTALRQKDADGSSAQGRAGELLAAVPINAPAAPPRVLWHAGRTDRELLVEIRTTDRPGLLTTLTAVFESAGVDIAWAKVTTLGSSVVDAFGIVAPQPDTDGSLRDDLQRRLVEVLPAPPAKPAPAQDAS; from the coding sequence ACCGGCGGCCTGGGGCGTGGGGAGCTGGTGCCGTACTCCGACCTCGACCTCACACTGGTGCACGACAACCTGCCCGACGACGTGGTGGCCGAGGTGGCGCAACATCTGTGGTATCCGTTGTGGGACGCCAATATTCGGCTCGATCACAGCGTCCGAACCGTGCCGGAGGCGCTCAAGGTCGCCAGTGAGGACATCTCCGCCGGCCTGGCCATGCTGGAGGCCCGGCACATCGCCGGTGATCCGGCCCTGTCGGCACTGCTCATCGGCGGCGCCCGCAGGCAGTGGCGCACCGGAATCGCCTCGCGCTTCGATGATCTCGTTGCACACACCCGGTCCCGCTGGGAGCGTAGCGGCCAGATCGCACACCGGGCCGAACCGGACCTCAAATGTGGTCGCGGCGGCCTGCGTGATGTCCAGCTGCTCAATGCCCTCGCCATCGCCCAGCTGGCCGACGTGTATCCCAGCCAGTCCCTGGTCTCACCCACCGGCTCGTTGGGCGGGGCTCATCTGGCGCTGCTCAACGTCCGCACCGAACTGCACCGGCTCTCGCGCCGGGGCCGAGACCAGGTACTGGCGCAGCACGCCGACGAGATCGCGGCCGCCCTGCGCATCGGTGACCGCTTCGACCTGGCCCGCACACTGTCGGATGCGGCCCGCACCGTCAGCTACTACGTCGACGCCGGGCTGCGCACCGCGGGAAATGCGCTGCCGCGCCGTGGTTTTGCCGCCCTGCGCCGACCCATCCGCCGCCCGCTCGACGAAGGCGTCGTCGAATTCAACGGCGAGGTGATCCTGGCCCGCGACGCCCGCCCGGAACGTGACCCGGGGCTGATCCTGCGGGTCGCCGCGGCCTCGGCCACCACCGGACTGCCCATGTCCGGGTCCACGCTGTCGCGGCTGGCCGACTCCGCCCCCGAGCTACGCACCCCCTGGCCGCGAGCGGCGCTCAAGGACCTGCTGGTGCTGCTGGCCGCCGGCCCCGCCGCTGTGGCCACTGTCGAGGCGCTGGACCGCACCGGATTGTGGGGCCGGCTCTTCCCGGAGTGGGGCGCGGTACGCGATCTGCCCCCGCGCGATGCCGCCCACATCTGGACAGTCGACCGTCACCTGGTCGAAACCGTCTCGCGGGCAAGCGCCTTCACCACGCGGGTATCGCGGCCGGACCTGCTGGTGCTGGGCGCGCTGGTGCACGACATCGGGAAGGGCCGCGGGGGTGACCACAGCATCATCGGTGCCGAGCTGGCCACCCAGATCGGTACCCGGCTGGGGTTGTGGCCGTCGGATGTCGAGACGCTCTCGGCAATCGTGCGGTATCACCTGCTGCTGCCCGAGACAGCCACCCGCAAGGACCTGCAGAATCCGGACACCATCGCCGCAGTGGTGACTGCCCTGGGCGGTGACCCGGTGCTGCTGGAGTTGCTGCACGCGCTGGCCGAGGCTGATTCGCTGGCCACCGGTCCGGGGGTGTGGGGTGACTGGAAGGCGTCGCTGATCGGCGATCTGGTCCGGCGCTGCCGATTGGTGATGGCGGGCGAGCCGCTGCCGCAGGCCGATCCGATCGACCCGCGCTACCTCGAGCTGGCCACCCAGGTGGGCGTGCACGTCGACCTGACCGCCGGGGAAGGTGCGCACACCTACAACGTGACGATGATCGCCCCGGACAGCCGGGGCCTGCTGTCGAAAGCGGCCGGTGTGCTGGCGTTGCATTCGCTGCGGGTGCATTCGGCATCGGTCAACAGCCACGGCGGGTCGGCCATCAACACCTTCACGGTGTCGCCGCGGTTCGGTTCGCCGCCGGCTGCCGAGCTGCTGCGCCAACAACTGATCCTGGCCGTCGACGGTGAGCTGGATGTTGTGACGGCGCTGCGGCAGAAGGACGCCGACGGGTCGTCGGCCCAGGGCCGCGCCGGCGAGCTGCTCGCGGCGGTGCCCATCAACGCGCCGGCGGCTCCGCCGCGGGTGCTGTGGCACGCCGGCCGCACCGACCGCGAGTTGCTGGTCGAGATCCGCACCACCGACCGGCCCGGTCTGCTGACCACCCTGACCGCGGTGTTCGAAAGCGCAGGGGTGGACATCGCCTGGGCCAAGGTGACCACCCTGGGCTCCTCGGTGGTGGACGCGTTCGGCATCGTGGCCCCGCAGCCCGACACCGACGGCTCGCTGCGCGACGACCTGCAACGTCGGCTCGTCGAGGTGCTGCCTGCGCCGCCGGCCAAGCCGGCCCCGGCGCAGGACGCCTCCTAG
- a CDS encoding amidohydrolase family protein, which translates to MQLHLRGVELPGGEPVDWWVVDGHLSAEPVAGAETIFDGGWIIPGLVDAHCHVGLGPGGPTSAEEAVMQAETERGVGALLLRDAGSPIDTRFVDDRDDLPRIIRAGKHIAKPKRYIPGLPIDIEDESQLPDVVATQARFGDGWVKLVGDWIDRGVGDLTPLWSDEILTAAIAAAHAEGARVTAHVFGEDALPGLIKAGIDCIEHGTGITDEVIELMLAHGTALVPTMINTENFPNIAAAATKYPTYAAHMQDLYARSGSRLAAAHEAGIPIYAGTDAGGMLAHGRIADEVAALTTIGMSAGEALGAASWTAREWLGRPGLQHGAPADLLCFREDPRTGPAVLSAPDVVILRGRVF; encoded by the coding sequence GTGCAGCTGCACCTGCGGGGTGTTGAGCTGCCCGGCGGTGAGCCGGTGGACTGGTGGGTGGTCGACGGTCACCTGTCCGCGGAGCCGGTGGCCGGCGCCGAGACGATCTTCGATGGCGGCTGGATCATCCCCGGCCTGGTGGATGCGCACTGCCATGTGGGCCTGGGGCCGGGGGGTCCCACCTCCGCCGAGGAGGCCGTCATGCAGGCCGAGACCGAGCGCGGCGTCGGCGCCCTGCTACTGCGCGACGCCGGATCGCCCATCGACACCCGCTTCGTCGACGACCGCGACGACCTGCCCCGGATCATCCGGGCCGGTAAGCACATCGCCAAGCCCAAGCGCTACATCCCCGGCCTGCCCATCGACATCGAAGACGAGTCTCAACTGCCCGACGTGGTGGCCACGCAGGCACGCTTCGGCGACGGTTGGGTCAAGCTGGTGGGGGACTGGATCGACCGCGGTGTCGGGGACCTCACGCCGCTGTGGTCCGATGAGATTCTCACCGCCGCGATCGCCGCGGCCCACGCCGAGGGGGCCCGCGTCACCGCCCACGTCTTCGGCGAGGACGCGCTGCCCGGGCTGATCAAGGCCGGTATCGATTGCATCGAGCACGGCACCGGCATCACCGACGAGGTGATCGAGCTGATGCTGGCCCACGGCACTGCCTTGGTGCCGACGATGATCAACACCGAGAACTTCCCGAACATCGCGGCGGCGGCCACCAAGTACCCCACCTACGCCGCTCACATGCAGGACCTCTACGCGCGCAGCGGATCCCGGCTGGCCGCCGCCCATGAGGCCGGCATCCCCATCTATGCCGGCACCGACGCCGGCGGCATGCTGGCCCACGGCCGCATCGCCGACGAGGTGGCCGCGCTGACCACCATCGGGATGAGCGCCGGCGAAGCCCTGGGCGCGGCGTCCTGGACGGCGCGGGAGTGGCTCGGGCGGCCCGGTCTGCAGCACGGCGCCCCGGCCGATCTGCTGTGTTTCCGGGAGGATCCGCGCACCGGCCCGGCGGTGCTGAGTGCGCCGGATGTGGTGATCCTGCGCGGCAGGGTGTTCTAG
- a CDS encoding VWA domain-containing protein, translating into MTFLFPLGLLMLVPVALLGLTYLVTVRRRQRYAVRYAALPLLDKVIPERPKWRRHLPAAFLLMALTLCALAVARPELPVRVPYERATIIVALDTSESMQARDVSPDRLTAAVAAAGNFIEQLPDTFNVGVVTFAGATSVVHAPDTDHEAAATSLQMLGTESRTAIGEGVFTSLEQIMRVARDPDQEPEEGQDRLPAHVVLLSDGSNTSGRGIDEAALAAVAAGVPVSTIAYGTESGILDSGGYAIPVPVDARTLSELADGTGGIAYTAESSDELEQVYRDIGSSIGWRTEWREVTPFVAALALAFGIVAAGLSMRWFSRLI; encoded by the coding sequence ATGACCTTCCTGTTCCCCCTCGGCCTGCTGATGCTGGTGCCGGTGGCGCTGCTGGGGCTGACCTACCTGGTGACCGTGCGACGCAGGCAGCGTTACGCCGTGCGGTATGCCGCGCTTCCGTTGCTGGACAAGGTGATCCCCGAGCGCCCCAAGTGGCGCAGGCACCTGCCCGCCGCCTTCCTGCTGATGGCGCTGACGTTGTGCGCACTGGCGGTGGCGCGTCCGGAGCTGCCGGTGCGTGTGCCCTATGAGCGCGCCACCATCATCGTCGCGCTGGACACCTCGGAGTCGATGCAGGCCCGCGACGTCAGCCCGGACCGGCTCACCGCGGCGGTGGCCGCGGCCGGCAACTTCATCGAGCAACTGCCCGACACCTTCAACGTCGGGGTGGTGACTTTCGCCGGTGCCACGTCGGTGGTGCACGCCCCCGACACCGATCACGAGGCGGCGGCCACCAGCCTGCAGATGCTGGGCACCGAGTCGCGGACCGCGATCGGCGAAGGGGTGTTCACCTCCCTGGAGCAGATCATGAGGGTGGCCCGTGATCCCGATCAGGAACCCGAGGAGGGCCAGGACCGGTTGCCCGCCCATGTGGTGCTGCTGTCCGACGGCAGCAACACCTCCGGCCGCGGCATCGACGAGGCGGCCTTGGCGGCGGTCGCCGCCGGGGTGCCGGTGTCCACCATCGCCTACGGCACCGAGAGCGGGATCCTCGACAGCGGCGGGTACGCGATCCCGGTGCCGGTGGACGCCCGCACCCTGTCCGAGCTGGCCGACGGCACCGGCGGCATCGCCTACACCGCCGAGAGCAGCGACGAACTCGAGCAGGTCTACCGCGACATCGGCTCGTCCATCGGGTGGCGCACCGAGTGGCGCGAGGTCACCCCGTTCGTCGCCGCGTTGGCGCTGGCCTTCGGCATCGTGGCCGCGGGGCTGTCCATGCGCTGGTTCTCCCGACTCATCTGA
- a CDS encoding sensor histidine kinase codes for MRTIRVRLALTTSLWLSVISALILAGVYFALSTTIDAAPLDPVTVKKFDRKADGTMVYRVGESFQAADMESVQRAVNYSTLSTLRDYSLLALGVIFVISLVVGWFVAGRLLRPVEEITRTANRLSASDLSQRINASGPKDELRTLADTIDGMLDRLDEAFRTERALVEDVSHELRNPVAVVQANVEAVLADEAATPQERAHALAVISRATSRMSRLLEDLLATARRRSGSFADQPVDLESFCRDVVDEHRLLAEDRPLRVITRLSPGPVVYADPESLSRALANLLSNAIRLAPKDSELTIASGSSGGWAWVAVRDQGPGIAEEEQQRVFDRFRRAQNGGRRGTGLGLAIARQIVESHEGKLTVFSSLGVGSTFVIWLPDRAIADRPERSDQPPTHCPV; via the coding sequence ATGCGCACCATCCGGGTGCGGCTGGCGCTGACCACCTCGCTGTGGTTGTCGGTGATCTCGGCGCTGATCCTGGCCGGGGTGTATTTCGCGCTGTCGACCACCATCGACGCGGCGCCGCTGGATCCGGTGACGGTGAAGAAGTTCGACCGCAAGGCCGACGGCACCATGGTCTATCGGGTGGGCGAGAGTTTTCAGGCCGCGGACATGGAGAGCGTGCAGCGTGCGGTGAACTACTCGACACTGTCCACGCTGCGGGACTACTCGCTGCTGGCCCTCGGCGTGATCTTCGTGATCAGCCTGGTGGTCGGCTGGTTCGTGGCCGGGCGGCTGTTGCGGCCGGTCGAGGAGATCACCCGCACCGCCAATCGCCTGTCCGCCAGCGATCTTTCACAACGCATCAACGCCTCCGGCCCCAAGGACGAGCTCCGTACCCTGGCCGACACCATCGACGGCATGCTGGACCGGCTCGACGAGGCGTTCCGTACCGAGCGGGCGCTGGTGGAAGACGTCTCCCACGAGTTGCGCAACCCGGTGGCCGTGGTGCAGGCCAATGTCGAGGCGGTGCTGGCCGACGAGGCGGCCACCCCGCAGGAGCGGGCCCACGCACTGGCGGTGATCAGCCGCGCCACCAGCCGGATGTCGCGGCTGCTGGAAGATCTGCTGGCCACCGCACGGCGACGCTCCGGATCGTTCGCCGATCAGCCGGTGGACCTGGAGTCGTTCTGCCGCGACGTGGTCGACGAACACCGGCTGCTGGCCGAGGATCGGCCACTGCGGGTGATCACCCGGCTGTCCCCGGGACCGGTGGTGTACGCCGACCCCGAGTCGCTGTCGCGCGCTCTGGCCAACTTGCTGTCGAACGCGATCCGGTTGGCGCCCAAGGACTCCGAGTTGACCATTGCCAGCGGCAGCTCCGGCGGCTGGGCCTGGGTGGCGGTGCGCGATCAGGGACCCGGCATCGCCGAGGAGGAGCAGCAACGGGTGTTCGACCGGTTTCGCCGCGCGCAGAACGGTGGTCGGCGCGGCACCGGGCTGGGGCTGGCCATCGCCCGGCAGATCGTGGAGAGCCACGAGGGCAAGCTGACGGTGTTCAGCTCCCTGGGCGTGGGCAGCACGTTCGTGATCTGGCTGCCCGACCGCGCGATCGCCGATCGCCCCGAGCGCAGCGACCAACCGCCGACGCACTGCCCTGTCTAG
- a CDS encoding response regulator transcription factor translates to MRVLIVEDEEGLVSALRVGLQREGYAVDTALSEAEAIERLTVNTYDVALVDVNLPDGDGLDLARRLRTGEIGSPAGREIRIVMLTALGTLPDRVRGLDAGADDYIVKPFALAELTARLRAVLRREVSGDSSVLRLGDITVDTARQIVCRGGREVDLTLKEFAVLRYLMTRPDHVVSAEQILEHVWDENADPFTQTVRVTVGTLRRKLTLGDEQQVLHTLVGRGYRLRTTA, encoded by the coding sequence ATGCGGGTGCTGATCGTCGAGGACGAAGAGGGCTTGGTCAGCGCGCTCCGCGTCGGCCTGCAGCGCGAGGGGTACGCGGTCGACACCGCGCTGTCGGAGGCCGAGGCGATCGAGCGTCTGACGGTGAACACCTATGACGTGGCCCTGGTGGACGTCAACCTGCCCGACGGTGACGGACTGGACCTGGCCCGCCGGTTGCGCACCGGTGAGATCGGCTCCCCCGCCGGTCGCGAGATCCGGATTGTCATGCTGACCGCGTTGGGCACGCTGCCCGACCGGGTGCGCGGGCTGGATGCCGGTGCCGACGACTACATCGTCAAACCGTTCGCACTGGCCGAACTCACCGCGCGGCTGCGGGCGGTGCTGCGCCGCGAGGTCTCCGGTGATTCGTCGGTGCTGCGCCTGGGCGACATCACCGTCGACACCGCCCGCCAGATCGTCTGCCGCGGCGGCCGCGAGGTGGATCTGACGCTCAAAGAATTCGCCGTGCTGCGCTACCTCATGACCCGTCCCGATCACGTGGTCTCGGCCGAGCAGATCCTCGAGCACGTGTGGGATGAGAACGCCGACCCGTTCACCCAGACGGTGCGGGTGACGGTGGGCACCTTGCGCCGCAAGCTCACCCTCGGCGATGAGCAGCAGGTGCTGCACACGCTGGTGGGCCGCGGCTACCGGCTGCGCACCACTGCCTGA
- a CDS encoding S1C family serine protease, whose amino-acid sequence MSEFDLGTRPAGPAFLAPGSVPVAPPPVAPPLVPTRIGGIAAATAEKQKPVPSPLAAPAAPRRSRAGLALLVTACLLGGGTAGAAAGLWAASQFDAGITLRQSPPVAAPAAAGAGAPDAQSAAAALLPSVVQVAAGSSRGSGFAIDDQGRIMTNSHVVEGSQRVLVRLADGRRVAARVVGTDPQMDVAVLQMAGDPPPPAALGISSGVAIGQPVIAAGAPLGLASTVTGGIISAVDRTARLGPQPEQLLLQTDASINPGNSGGPLANLDGQVIGMNTAIATVGGAEAGNIGIGFAVPIDRAIEVARRIISGG is encoded by the coding sequence ATGTCTGAGTTCGATCTCGGAACCCGTCCGGCGGGGCCGGCCTTCCTGGCGCCGGGCAGCGTGCCGGTAGCCCCGCCCCCCGTCGCCCCGCCCCTGGTTCCCACCCGGATCGGGGGGATCGCCGCGGCCACCGCGGAAAAACAGAAGCCGGTGCCGTCACCCCTTGCGGCACCGGCGGCGCCCCGGCGCTCCCGCGCCGGTCTGGCCCTGCTGGTGACCGCCTGCCTGCTGGGCGGAGGGACCGCGGGCGCCGCAGCCGGGTTGTGGGCGGCGTCGCAGTTCGACGCGGGCATCACATTGCGTCAGAGCCCGCCGGTCGCCGCGCCGGCGGCCGCGGGTGCCGGGGCACCCGACGCCCAATCCGCCGCGGCCGCTCTGCTGCCCAGCGTGGTGCAGGTGGCGGCGGGCAGCAGCCGCGGATCCGGGTTCGCCATCGACGACCAGGGGCGCATCATGACCAACAGCCACGTCGTCGAGGGCTCCCAGCGGGTACTGGTGCGGTTGGCCGACGGCCGGCGCGTCGCCGCGCGGGTGGTGGGCACGGACCCTCAGATGGACGTCGCGGTGCTGCAGATGGCCGGCGACCCGCCGCCACCGGCGGCGCTGGGGATCAGCAGTGGCGTCGCGATCGGTCAGCCGGTGATCGCCGCGGGCGCCCCGCTGGGCCTGGCCAGCACGGTCACCGGCGGCATCATCAGCGCCGTGGACCGGACGGCGCGGCTGGGCCCGCAGCCGGAGCAGCTGTTGTTGCAGACCGACGCGTCCATCAACCCGGGCAACTCGGGCGGGCCGCTGGCCAACCTGGACGGTCAGGTGATCGGGATGAACACCGCGATCGCCACCGTCGGCGGCGCCGAAGCGGGGAACATCGGCATCGGATTCGCCGTGCCGATCGACCGGGCGATCGAGGTGGCCAGGCGGATCATCTCGGGGGGCTGA